The Bernardetia sp. ABR2-2B DNA window CGCTTATAGATTGTTTGCTTTAAATGGTTCTGTTCGTTCTCCAAGAGCTTCTCAAGCAAATGATGCTACTTTCCCTAATGCTCCAACTGTTGTTTCTACAACTCCAAGTTGTGGAACAGGTTCTGCTGGTATTGTGCTTAGTGGAAGTGGTGCAGTATTTAACGTTTATACGACCGAAACAGGTGGAACAGCAGTTGATCAGACAGATGATAACAACTATGAAACACTTACTATTTCTGAAAACACAACATATTATATTAGTATGATTGGTGTTTATGGAAAAGAAAGTCAGACTCGTACACGAGTAGATGTAGTTGTAAACACGCCATTTGCAGCCACTATTGCAGAGGGTTCTTCTGTTCGTAGCTGTGATGCAAGTGCAACTTTGACAGCTAATGAAGTAGCAGGTGCAACTTACGTATGGCTCAAAAACGGAGCTGAAATTGCTGACAGTAATTCAAGTTCTTATACAGTTACTAGTAGTGGAAGTTACGAAGTACGTATTTCAAGAGAAACTTGTGTAACCACTTCAAGTAGTAGCCGTGTTATTCTTAACTATGCTCCTATTGCCGAAATAGTAAACGGTACTTTAGTTCGTTTCTGTGATAATGGAACACTTAGAGCTAGAGAAGCTTCTAATGCGACTTATTCTTGGATGCTTGATAATGTAGTTGTAGGTACAGAGCAGGAAGTTTCTGTTTCTCAATCTGGACAATATACGCTTACAGTTACAGAAGAAGGTTGTACGGCTACTGCTAGTATTGATGTTGAAGTTACTTCTTTAGCAGCTGTTTCATTTACAGCTTCTGATTCTGTGTTCTGTTCTGGCGACCAAGTAACTCTTACTGCTGATTTAGTAAATGGTGTTACTTATAACTGGAGTAGAGATGGAAGAGTATTCCGTAGTAATGTAGGAAATACAGTTACAGTCAGCTCAACAGGTGATTATAGTGTTACTGTTTCTCAAAACGGTTGTACAAGTCCTGCTTCTGCATCAGTAAGCATTGAGCGTTTGAATATTGAAACGACTTATCTTCGTACTACAGAAACAACTCTTTTCTTAGAACCAGCAAATGAATCTACAGTAATTACAAATGTAGTTTGGTTCTTTAATGGCGAAGAAAGTGGTTTGAGTGGCGAGACAATCACACCAACAGAAGATGGAAACTATTCTGCTCTTTTGACCTATTCAACAGGTTGTACTTTCCAAACTCGTACGGTGTCGTTCAGTTTGCCAGTAGTAGTGGTTGGAGAAGAAGAAGAGTTTATCAAAACTCTACGCATCTACCCAAATCCTAGTTCAAATGGAATGTTCCAAATTGACTTAGGACAAAATACTGATGCTGTTACTCTTATATTGACTGACCAATTAGGAAGAACATTGGAAACAATTGCTCTACCTTTAAATACAAACTCTTATCAATTAGATTTGAGTAAATATGCTTCGGCACTTTATACACTTCAATTCAAATCTGAAAAAGGAATAGTTACTCGCAAAATTGTTATTGAAAAATAATAGTTTGTAAACTATCTTTTAGATTATAATTAAAAAAAAAGCAACCTTAGAAATAGGGTTGCTTTTTTTGTTATGAGTATTTCTTTATTTTCTTCTTCTTTTAGGCTTTCCGAATCTCTTCACTTTTTATACTCTCAAGAAGGGTTGTAGAAAATGAACTAACATTATCTATCACTTGTTGGACTTTTTTTTAGTCCAACGAAAGATACTTTGGCAAGATATGTCAAAAACACGAGTTACACTTCAAAAACTAGATTTTCAACCTGCACAATCTAGTCCTTTTGTTTCTTCACTAGCTCGTTTTGAAGAAATAACACTTAAAAAAACACAGTCTTTGCATTTTATGCATTTAGATTTAGGATTGCCAAAGCCATTACTCATTACAAACTAAATTATCTGAACCACGTTTATGACACGTAAGTGAAGCAGAAATCATAGAAAAAGAAAGTTAAAATCAAATAAAAACAAAATATGGGAAATCACTCGTGAAATTACACTACTAAATTCTTCTGTAATTTTTGATTTTATTCTAAGTCCTTGTTATTAATATAATTGCATAAGCATATAAAATTTATCTACACTTGATAACCAAACATTTTAATCATCCTCGGTTTTTTTGTCTTATTTTCTCAAAAATATTTCTAGGTGTATTCAAAACAATGCACAAAATTTGTAGTTTTATTGACTATGAAATCTTCTAATCGCTTACTTATTCAAGACAAATATTTTGTACCCTATTTGTCAGAGCAGCAAATGCAACAACGTGTACAGGAATTAGGACAGCAAATTGCGACTGATTATGCAGACAAAAAACCTCTTTTGTTATGTATTTTGAATGGTTCTTTTGTTTTTGCAGCTGACTTAGCTCGTTCGATGGACATAGTTTGTCAGGTTTCTTTTTTGAAATATTCTTCTTATGTAAAAGATAAATCTTCCAATACGGCTAAAGATTTATTAGGAATCCAAGGATTAAATGAAGATTTAATAAATCGTCATTTGATTATCGTAGAAGATATTGTCGATACTGGAAATACAATGAATCAACTTCTAAAAGAACTCTCTTCTCACAAACCTGCAAGTATAGAAATTGCTACTTGCCTCTTCAAGCCTAGCGCACTTAAATTCAATATTTCTTTAAAATATATTGGTTTTTCTATCCCTAATGACTTTGTGATTGGTTATGGTTTAGATTATGATGACTATGGACGACATCTGTCTGGGATTTACATTGCAGATGAAAATCAAAACTAGTAAAGTAAAAAGGAACTTTGTTTGTTCTTTTTTCCTTTTATTTTTTTAGTGAGTGTTACAATCAAAATTAATTTTGAGACAGAAAATTTAATCTTTTAAAGAGTTTATATTTCACAAGTGTGTATGAATTTTATTTATATGATTTCTGTAGCATTCTTTTTTCCACACTAAAATACAAGTTGTCATGACACACACCATGAGATATAAAGACCTCAAAAAATTGGTTGCAGAAGGAGAAGGCTTGCATATAGAATTTAAACGAAAAGTATATTATCCTCAAAAAATATTGCGTGAAGTAGTAGCTTTTGTAAATACTGATGGAGGAAAGTTGTGTATCGGAGTTTCGGATAACGGACTTATTCCAGGATTAAAATATCCTGATGAGGCTATTTATATGATGGAAAAAGCAATGGAAGATTTTTGTAAACCTGCCGTTACTTACACAATTTATAGAGTTGCCGTTCCTTACACAAACGGATGCGAAGTAGTTGTTTTTGATTTTGAGCCACATCCAAGACGACCTATTTATTTATTGTATAAAAAAAATACACGAGTAGGAAAAGCGTATGTACGGATTGCTGATAAAAGCGCACAAGCAAGTAAAGAAATGCGTAAAATTATGAAGGCAAGAGCCAATGAAAAGGATGTTTTGCTACAATACGGACAACACGAAAGAACGCTTTTGCAGTATTTGGGTTCTCATAAACGAATTAATGTAGAGGAATATGCCAATTTAGTCAATATTTCTCAAGCAGAAGCCTCAACAATATTGGTAAATATGACCCTTGCAAATATCATAGAGGTAAAACCACAAGAAGGAGGGTACGATTTTTTTGTACACGGAAGAGTTGGTTTTAAAGCTTAGAAAAAAAACCTATAAGATGTTGAAACTCTTATAGGTTTTGTCATACTACTAGATATTTTTCTTTTGACCTCCCCCAGCCCCTCCGAAGGAGGGGAGAAAATACTATTCAAAGTCCCTCCTTCGGAGGG harbors:
- the hpt gene encoding hypoxanthine phosphoribosyltransferase; amino-acid sequence: MKSSNRLLIQDKYFVPYLSEQQMQQRVQELGQQIATDYADKKPLLLCILNGSFVFAADLARSMDIVCQVSFLKYSSYVKDKSSNTAKDLLGIQGLNEDLINRHLIIVEDIVDTGNTMNQLLKELSSHKPASIEIATCLFKPSALKFNISLKYIGFSIPNDFVIGYGLDYDDYGRHLSGIYIADENQN
- a CDS encoding ATP-binding protein, yielding MTHTMRYKDLKKLVAEGEGLHIEFKRKVYYPQKILREVVAFVNTDGGKLCIGVSDNGLIPGLKYPDEAIYMMEKAMEDFCKPAVTYTIYRVAVPYTNGCEVVVFDFEPHPRRPIYLLYKKNTRVGKAYVRIADKSAQASKEMRKIMKARANEKDVLLQYGQHERTLLQYLGSHKRINVEEYANLVNISQAEASTILVNMTLANIIEVKPQEGGYDFFVHGRVGFKA